A part of Lampris incognitus isolate fLamInc1 chromosome 21, fLamInc1.hap2, whole genome shotgun sequence genomic DNA contains:
- the LOC130131592 gene encoding CD59 glycoprotein-like isoform X3 codes for MPFGRDIRSKWRSGDALRCYSCPGGSVDTCKNVAQCGDEDSCLSLEVSAGVQAGTHFSQCIKMADCDFDKLAVLFKLGSFKMNCCQSNLCNSSHSVVSSPLIGLMASLAALWLGFC; via the exons ATGCCATTCGGAAGGGATATCAGGAGCAAATGGAGATCAG GGGATGCTCTGAGGTGTTACTCCTGTCCTGGCGGTTCAGTGGACACCTGTAAGAACGTGGCGCAGTGTGGGGACGAAGACAGCTGCCTGTCACTGGAAGTTAGCGCTGGTGTCCAAGCAG GAACACACTTCTCCCAGTGCATCAAGATGGCTGACTGTGACTTTGACAAACTGGCTGTGTTGTTCAAGCTTGGGTCCTTCAAAATGAACTGCTGCCAATCAAACCTTTGTAACTCCTCCCACTCTGTTGTATCCAGCCCTCTGATTGGTCTGATGGCATCGCTGGCTGCTCTCTGGTTGGGCTTCTGCTAA
- the LOC130131592 gene encoding CD59 glycoprotein-like isoform X2 has protein sequence MKLHLFLLAAGASLLGLGDALRCYSCPGGSVDTCKNVAQCGDEDSCLSLEVSAGVQAGTHFSQCIKMADCDFDKLAVLFKLGSFKMNCCQSNLCNSSHSVVSSPLIGLMASLAALWLGFC, from the exons ATGAAACTCCACCTTTTCCTGCTGGCGGCGGGCGCCTCCCTACTCGGACTCG GGGATGCTCTGAGGTGTTACTCCTGTCCTGGCGGTTCAGTGGACACCTGTAAGAACGTGGCGCAGTGTGGGGACGAAGACAGCTGCCTGTCACTGGAAGTTAGCGCTGGTGTCCAAGCAG GAACACACTTCTCCCAGTGCATCAAGATGGCTGACTGTGACTTTGACAAACTGGCTGTGTTGTTCAAGCTTGGGTCCTTCAAAATGAACTGCTGCCAATCAAACCTTTGTAACTCCTCCCACTCTGTTGTATCCAGCCCTCTGATTGGTCTGATGGCATCGCTGGCTGCTCTCTGGTTGGGCTTCTGCTAA
- the LOC130131592 gene encoding CD59 glycoprotein-like isoform X1 produces the protein MEISNMKLHLFLLAAGASLLGLGDALRCYSCPGGSVDTCKNVAQCGDEDSCLSLEVSAGVQAGTHFSQCIKMADCDFDKLAVLFKLGSFKMNCCQSNLCNSSHSVVSSPLIGLMASLAALWLGFC, from the exons ATGGAGATCAG CAACATGAAACTCCACCTTTTCCTGCTGGCGGCGGGCGCCTCCCTACTCGGACTCG GGGATGCTCTGAGGTGTTACTCCTGTCCTGGCGGTTCAGTGGACACCTGTAAGAACGTGGCGCAGTGTGGGGACGAAGACAGCTGCCTGTCACTGGAAGTTAGCGCTGGTGTCCAAGCAG GAACACACTTCTCCCAGTGCATCAAGATGGCTGACTGTGACTTTGACAAACTGGCTGTGTTGTTCAAGCTTGGGTCCTTCAAAATGAACTGCTGCCAATCAAACCTTTGTAACTCCTCCCACTCTGTTGTATCCAGCCCTCTGATTGGTCTGATGGCATCGCTGGCTGCTCTCTGGTTGGGCTTCTGCTAA